From Antechinus flavipes isolate AdamAnt ecotype Samford, QLD, Australia chromosome 1, AdamAnt_v2, whole genome shotgun sequence:
ctaATACTTCTCTCCTATACTTCCCCTCCTGGCCTCCCAGACACTGAGTTAGATCTTGCAATGTGTGTCTCAAGGTCATTACTGCCTGGATGTATACTGATATGAAGAAACTTATGACAGCATTCAAAATTCCATTTGCTATAACAAATGGTTCCTCATGTGGAGgctgtggtgctggctgatggagcacCTGGGTTTTCTTGGTGTTACTTGTTAGCACAAAATTATTCCAAGCAGCATTGAATGTACCCAtgctttgttgcatctcagctttagAGGCTACACTGAGTAcccaatcatctgcaaacaaaaaaccaTGCACCCAAACTTCCTTCACTTTAGTTTTCTCTTGTTGctttttcaaattgaagaattgACCACCCGGGCAGCAGCTGACTTTGATGCCATGTTCCTAAAGGCGTTAGAAGGCATTTGATTGAAAGCATCATGGGAGCGAGCacccagccttgtttcactccctGGTGAACTGAGAAAGCTCAAGAGCATTGTCCATTGTCCCCTGGGCAGGGATGCCATCATGTAACTGACAGactattgcatcatgatcttccTACTGACaatttttgttctgtcatttacAAGCAGTGCAAGAAAGCAAGTTCATCAATACAAGAAAAGTTTATAGAACTAGTCAAtgattccatgaaaaaaaatctgagggtTTTGTAGATTGAAAGTTCAATATGAGTCACCAATGTGtacaaatattagaaaaactaatcCAAGCATAGGCTGCTTAAAGAGAGGCACCTCCTGCAACAGGAAGGCAGTAACAGCTACACTTTGGAAGTGATCGTGTTCAAGCCCCTCATTTTgcacataaggaaattgagatgaaATACCAAGTCCAAAGACAAACTGATAGTGAGTgcagagctgggacttgaaggccCTTCTCCTGACTCTGGATCTATCCCACTGCTATGCTGCTGCCTTGTCACTAGTCCTGAGGATCACATCTGCATGTCCAGGGGAGCATGAACTGGGTATAAAAAGAAGAAGGTGTTTTGCAagaaggaactggggatgtttaatTTGGAAGAAAGAGGTTAGTAAACACAGGAGAGCTAGCTTCAGGTGTTTGAAAGATTGGTAAGAGAGAATGATTAGACTTAACTCTGCTTGGTTTGAGAGGGCAGAACTCAGAGCAAAAAGAAGAGGTTGCAAAGCGGTAGGTTTAGGTTTAATGTAGCAAAAGCATCCCCCAAACTGGAATTGTCTAAAATTGGAATGTATTGCCCTGAGAGGTAATCATCCCTTTAGTGAAATGACAACTTTTTAGATATGGCTTTGACTGGATAGGTTTGGAtgtctcttctatctcttctgTAATCTTTTGATTGGAAATCTTGTCTTTGTGCTGACATAGATGCTGTAAAATGTGTGACTTATCTCAACAATCACTCTCGTTCTGAAGAGAGGAAAGATTCCTCCCTGACTTTGCTTCCCTTTCTACACATGTCCAGCTTTCAGTATATAACAATATAGAGACTAAGTAGCATCTTTGCTAAAACTAGAATTCCTCACTCCTGTTGGTTATTGTCTGATTAGTCTAGACCCTGATTTCTGATCTTAACACTGCTTTTGACTTGCCTGTTCTCAACCTTATACATACTTACACCTGtagttcattctttttcttccttttatgatATGACTTTCTGAACCTGGCTTCTTTATAACAGCAGAAAAAaacctctttttctgtcttttcttttgctACTTTTCCATTTGTTGACCCAAGCTAAGATATCtgctcaattcccacagtcccctTGTCCTTATCCTCTTGGAAAAATAATCCTGTTGCTTCCCTTGGGGCAAAAGAAATAGCTCTTGCCTTTCCAGAAGAAATCTTATGGAAGTGTTATCCACACAAGTTAACTAGACAAAGGATTGTGGGGTAAGTGCCAGATGATGTATCTAGGAAATTGTTGTAGGGAATTATCCAGGTAATTTTGTAGGAGATCAAGTAGAGACAATTATTAACTAAAGTGATTGGGGAAGCTTTGTAATAGAGATGCAATTTAAAATAAGCTTCAGCAGAAAGTTAGGCTATATGCAGTGAGTATGAATGACATTTTAGGTGGCAGTCCTAAACTTCAGGAATACATGcacagaaataaggaaactgagaggttaagtgatcagAAAGAAATGTTATTAATCAGTTATTTCCATTTGGGGAGCAGCAAATTGATAAAAAGTCTCTTGtaaatatcatatcatatttatagatatgtcataatgataataataaggaACAAAGCTGAGATTATTGGCATTTCTCCAGTGTCCTAttcttaatttgtattattttgttcatttacgGAGGCAACAATGTACTGCAGTGAATATAATAGTGGACAtggtagtcaggaagacctgagttagaTCCTAACCAGCTGTATGATACAGGGCGACTTAATTCACttacatttgcctcagtttcctgatctgcaaaaggagtaaaataatagcacctaccttgctGGGttgcttttaaaatgaaatgaattaatatgtCAAGAGCTTTATAAGCATAAAGCCCTTTGAAAATGcactttattattgtttttaaaggtCCATTATTGGAGATGATATGGATTCAAAAATGGAATAATTGGATGCACAACAAAAAATTCCTAGATTCATGTATTATGTCTCTGTCTTCTTGTTGTAGGTTTGCCATGATGACTGCGTTCTCTAAAGCAATCAACACTTTTACCttgaatgtttttaaagaaattagtgaaaaaaatacCTCACAGAATGTGTTTTATTCCCCCCTGAGCCTCTACTGTGCCCTGGCAATGGTCTTAGAGGGGGCTAAGGGAAATACTGCTGCACAGATACAACAGGTACTGGGgactaagaaaaaaacaaataaacaaaaaagtaaaccATATGAAACATTGTATTTCTCCAAAGTCACATCTCAAAGGAGGCTGAGCTTTGTCAATAGTGCATCCATAGAGAGTTGGGGAAATGAAGCACAATATGTGGATGATCTCTCTAGCCTCTGTATTATAGACAGTAGGTATTTATGGTGGAAATGTGCCCAAATTTACTAATGCAGAATAATCTTACCTTCTTACCTTGATCTGAGGAATAACTAGAAGGTCACTTTTTggggaggtggaggaaggagtgaggaagggaaagatagaaagtGCAGTAATGTATAATAACTCTGGAAAGGTAGGTTCGAATCaggttgtaaaggactttaaatgctgaacaaaaagaatttgaatttattcCTAAAGCCAATAGGGAGCTAAGAAAGCTTTTGAATAGCTGAGTGATAACCtccaatcttatttttaaatgcttttagtCTCTGTAGGACCTTTAGTTGATTTTCCTTTGAggatttcttttgtgttttacgAGAAAGGAAAACAgtactaaaattctatttatttttctttctaaacagGTTCTTTCTTTAAACAAAAGTACAGATGTCCACCACAGTTTCCAGTCTTTTCTTGAAGAAGCTAATAAATCTGGTGATCAATGCCTGTTAAGAATTGCCAACAGGCTCTTTGGAGAAAAGACTCATGATTTTATCTCAGTAAgtcttgtttattatttttctctctacaaACTTAAGGAAATTAATGACATTTTGAAAGATGACAGGAGTATCTCATCTGTAGTCATgctattaaaaattcatttagaacTGTTTGAAAAAGTTAGGTCTGGGAACACATgcttattttctataatttttaaagattaatagTATGGTCCAGGGGACATAGCACTACCTGTCTTCAAATTTCACCTCTGTTATTTACTATTAGGAAGAGTCATCTCAGTCATCTCCTCTGTAAAACTGGAAAGGTTGGACTGGATGTCTTCTAAAGTTGTTAAGTTCTAAATCGTTGATCCTGTGATGCTATAGAAAATGAAAGCCAGGAGTATTCATCTCAATCTGACagttgattttaaaataactatttattgatttattagaTACTATTGGCATATCATTTAGTTTCCTCTAGATTTCTAGATTATAGTCACTGATTTTAAGCAATCTTTTTGTGTTAATAAAACTTAAATGGATTTAACAAGCCCTGATGTCTAATTTTTAGGTCTTTAGCTTCATTAGattaaagacttaaaaattcaTCCAAGTCAAACATCAAGATTAGGAGTCAATTCATGGAGGTCTGTAAAATGGTTGTGACAGTTAGGAAGTAGGGGCCCAAAATTTCCTGGCAGTGTACTGATGAAATTTAATTATGGACTTGTGACAATTGGTTATGTTCTTTATGTTATTGATTAGTCTTTTAAGGAATCCTGTCAGAAATTCTATCATTCAAATATGGAAGTACTTGATTTTGCTAATGCATCAGAGGAagcaagaaaatatataaataagtggaTAGAAGAAAAGACTGAAGGTAAGAAataatgggatttctttttagCTATTTCAAGAATGTTGAGCATTGATTTTGTTAACTCTTTTGTATAGTATTAAAAAGGAGTGAGTTCTAAGCAacaaaaaatgtgcaaaaaaaccTGTCCATGAAAtgttattaattttctttgtttttctcctcattttcaaTATCCTCGGTATAAATAATtcttcagatggctctctccataacgagtctattggaattgactggAATCAccgcattgttgaaaagagacatgtccatcagagctgatcatcacataatcttgctgttactatgtacaatgttctcttggttctcctcactttaCTCCACATAGCATCCAcatagttcatttaagtctctccaggcatttctgaagtTACCCTACTGatagttcttatagaacaacaatactccattacatccatataccataacttattcagccattcttcaaggaatgggctgccgcaaacatttttgcacatgtaggttctttttctatttttatgatctctttgttatAAAgtctcagtagagacactgcacAGTTTGGTAGTTCTTTGTGTATAGTTATAGAGTCtttcttaaaatgacaaataatatctctctaaaattaaaaagccttccAACAGGTTTGAACTTAAAGCCTTCCCTTATGATCAAGGCTGAAACCAGGACATCCATATCACCAGTATTATTCTATATTATCTCAGAAATGCCAATTTTTacaataagaaaagacaaaagaaattgaaagaagagaatcatgcaataaggaaaacaaaaagcatcactcttcacagatgatatgatgatatctctagaaaatcagaaaaaattagTTGTAACAATGAACATGTTTAGTAGTtgcaagataaaaaaataaactcaagtAACTCAGCCAACTTTCTCTGTTCTCCCAACAAAACCCAACtgaaaggtagaaagagaaagtcCAGTTAAAATAACAGCAGATGAAATAAAATCCTTGGAAGTCTATCTAtgaagacaaacccaggaatttaAATGATTATAGTTACAAAACTCTGCACTCAAAGGcagttttaaataattggagaaataccAAGTGCTCAAGCATTGGCCCATGCCAATAtcaaaaaaatgatatttctccttgttaatttacttattccaTGTCATATTAAATAAACTAACAAAGAATTAGCTTATATAGCcagaaaaacaataagaaaattcacgtggatgaaaaaagagtcaagaataagggaataaatgaaaaaaaactgaatgatAGAGACTGAAGAGTACATTATTCTAAGCTATAAAGCAGTGTTCATGAAAACAATATGGTATAGGGTAAGAAATTGGGTGATAGATGAGTAGTTAgattaaatatatagtaaaaatgaaCATAGGTAATATTGAATGATAAATCCAAAAATGTCCAAGATTTTGTAGGAAGaattcagcattttaaaaaatttctgggaaaccTGGAAAGTAGTTTCAAAGTAACTAGGGATAGATTTATGTCTCACAGTGTATATatcaaggaaagataaaaatggaCAAATGATTTAGACCTCAAGGGTGATATCATAGGCATGTACTTGTACATGTAAAATGTACTTGTCAGATTTATACCTAAAGGAAAAGTTTGTGACCCCAAGAAAAAGATTATGGTGGGgaagctagatggcccagtggataaagtactaacTCCTAGAGTCTGGGGGACCTGATATCAtatccattctcagacacttaacactccttacccctgtgaccttggggaagtcacttaactccaattgctttgccccctccacaaaaaaaaaaaattaaaaagaagcaaagagaaagatcatgggaagtaaaatggataattttgattccatGAAACTAAAAACTATTtgcacaaaacaaacaaacaaaaaacctaacaACCATAATGCAGTTAACATTAGAATAAAAGTAGAAAGTagaagaaatgtttttatattacctttttcagataaaggtcttatttcacAAATGTATAGTTGTCTAAGCCAAATACATAAGAATTAGAGCtagttgataaatgttcaaaggttatacacagggagttttcagaagaggaaatcaaaatTATTGTCACATTCTAAAAGTGAACCacatcactactgattagaggattataattaaaattactcATGTTATAAGTCATCATCTTATATGTGTCAGATTAGCTAACATGATAAAAAGGAAGTAACAAATTTTGGAGGAAAAgtggaaaaatagggacactattggtagagttgggaactggtccaaccattctaagGAACATTTTTGAACTACACCCAAGGAACCCAAGTAAGACTACTAatatgtctgtatcccaaagaaatgaaagagaagggaaaaggacccacatctacaaaaatatttatagaagaatttttttgtggtagcaacaATTTGGGAATTAAAGAATTGACCATTGATTGGAcgcaattgtggtatatgatgtgaTGAAATGCTCTTGTGCTATTATTAGTGATTAGCatgttaatttcagaaaaacctgggaaaaaaactaaaatgacCTCTTATAAAGCAAAATGACCAAAAGGAGGAGACCAtcgtacatagtaacagcaatatggTAATTTTTCACAATTGAAATGTGAAAAACTTAGGtactttgataaaaaaaaatgattcaaaacaattctgaagcacccatgatgaaaaatactatctatcaTCAGAGGCAGAACTTAGGAACTTTGAAAttgattgaatttgaatttggattattaaaaaaatttttttggtcttttataatatgactaatatggaaatagattttgtATGTCTTCTCATTATAATTAACACCAAATTGCATACGTTTTCAAGGAGGGCACATGTGGAAGAAGGagtgaaagaatttggaactcaaaatttttaaaagttaatataaaattatatttctttttaatcgtGAATTATTtggtgaaataaattaaaaacatataaagGAACAAAagctacaacaacaaaaactgaaaagGGCTCAGAAAACCCAAATCCAACACCTGTCTCTTACTAACTATATGAATTTGAATAAGTATCCACATTTTTCCAGGCTCAGTTACtctatttatcatatattatgataatatattGAAAACCTGGTAAGGTTTTTTTGTGAATCTACATGAGATCCTAGATCTTAACATATTTTGGAGTTGTAGAGAGGATTTTTCTTTAAGGTACTCATAGAAAGGAGTGAAGCTATGTAGCTGAAAGTGTTGCTTTCTTGCAAGCTGATCATGACATTCAGAAGTATTTTTGTTATTACATCAAAACACAGAAAAGATTTCATTATGTATTTTTCCTTGATAACATTTAACAGGGAGAGGTTTGCAGTCTTTATCAGTGCATGACATGCTATATGAAGGTGAATGATTATACTTGACTAAATTGTAAAGGCTGGAACCCGGCATGGTGTATTCCCTGTTAGATCATATAATCACtgttataatgatgatgaagaggaGGAATATCAAAAGGGGAGGCTATCTTGAACTATTTAGGGTTTATAAAATGCTTCTATGTGATATCTTATTGTTTTAGATGTGATCATGGCTACATCTTTGCtaaatttaatctttaatgtTTTAATCCAGGTAAGATTGTGGAACTTCTCACTAATGATTACATTAATCCATGGACCTCTCTGGTACTTGTGAATGCCATCTATTTCAAagggaaatgggagaaaaaatttgacaAAGATAGAACAAGAGAACAGATGTTCAAAATCAGCAAGGTAAGTGGCAATTTTGCCATGTCCTGGGACCTCATCAGAAACTTGGACAATGGGAAAGAATCAGCACATTCCCTTTGTTTCTTAAGATATACGTGAGCTCTAACAACACATGGCcaaactcttccttttctttacttaattctttctctcttcatttttgtttttctcccctgGGAGGGGTctcccttcatcttttctttctgtgttcTGATAGAATAAAGAGGTCAATCTTATACCTCAGTTTTCCTTTACTTCACCAGTTAGCCCAgccatttttcttatttccaaacCTCAGAATCTCTCATGACAAAATCCCTTGTAAGGCAGCTTCCTCGCCATTTCTGTGTgtttaattacttaaaaatttgcCGTGGTAAATCATGGAAGAAGAGAGCATGCTTTTAcacttgtgtttttctctttgacAATAGCTTTTGTCCTGGTAACTGGGGACATATATGGAAAATTACTTTGAACCAAGGCAAACCTAAGAGAAGTGAAAAGACCTTCTTTGGAGAGAGTTGTTATTTTTCTCAGCTAGATCACTGTCTGATCTCCTGTTGTTCAGGTTCCTTTTTCTTCAGGAGACTTTTGCTACTTCCTTAAAAAGAAGTCTTTTGGCCTAAGCTTAACAGAGTTTATTAGTGGCctaaaaaatctttattcttttctgtccGATTCTGAATTTAAcgctttcccttttctttgcttaagcatattttctctcttcatcctGTTTTATCCTCTATTGGAGATAAATCTTCATATGTTCTGATATAATAAAGAATTATCTCATTGAACTCAGAGGCTAGGAAAGTGTTGAACTTTCCCATTTCATAGAACAGACTAGAAGTGCAAAAGGACTTAGAGGAGAGGGATCAATGTGAATTTATATCATCAAGTAATAAAAGGTATAACAAAGCATAGAGACTTTTTGGGATGTTGAGATATATGTATGAGTCTATGTATATGTAAGTGTATAAGGATGTGtgttgtgtatacacacaaatctccatatatgcatacatatacaaaaatccAGAGAAAGCATTATTTATCTGAAAACTTTTCTGTTAACTGTCAAACTAGCTGTTAAATACTTCATATTTCAGGGAATAAACAAAATTCTATTAATAAAGAAGATTTTCTCTATTAATGTACTCTTATGTCAGAAACTTCACTggcaattttaaaagtttttgaatatCAAGTGAAGATGAGATATGAtacataatattattaaatagtaCCTGGATATGTGGAAGTACCCCTATGATTAATGTCTGTTTTCTATAACTTACATTACCAGAGAGAGGCATTGGACATAGATTAACCCATAATAAATAGACATATTTATCTCAGAGGTACTTCCACAGgagctatatcaaattgcttactattaTTAGGGAGAATGAAGGGAAGAGACAGAGTGggaaattttggaaaaataaaattatattttaaaaagaatgttaaaaatagtctttatatgtaattgggaaaaagtgCTATttgatagaaaatatattttacaatccaaaacaaaacaaaaaacaacacacATACTagttgaaataatgtaaaatgttttacaaaatttaAGAAGACTATATAAGGATTTGGGAACTGAGATAGGTTAGGAATAACCTTTTCTCTCCACTTCCTTTAATACTTAGCACCTCAAAAATATGTAAATCTTATGAGTATGAATAATGCATTTTgagtgaaataaaagaatttgcagtttgtttttcaattatggTGCACATAGATTGGTCATATATGAAAGTTCTTTCAGTGGgcataaagtttgcaaaacactatcAGTTTAGATGAAAAAGTATTAAAACAATTTAAGTGAAACTCATTCACACCGAATATTAATTGAGTATTTGATTGTGGACTTAGTCCAGTTTTGAGCCTTTCTTGTTTTtataggaagaaggggaagaagaaacaggagaacaaTAAGTGCTTTACTTAAAAGAAGTCCCATACAAAGAAAAAGACTTAGAAATCtttggttttaaaattatttttgtttatatatatcttCCAAGAGCTGCTCTGtgtcagaagaaagaataaaagaaattttttctataaataaatacaGCCCATTTCCATTTAAGGAAACAAACCCCAGGACAAGAAAGCATCAGTTCTGTAGACACTTGATTTATAAGCTCAGAGAGTTTGTAGTCTAGAGACATGAAGTAAAGGTACAAAAATATACTTTGTTAGAAAGTTGTGTtgattttctttgcctccttcAGTTGCCCTGGATTCACTTTGATgtgcattcattttcttttaggaGAAGCAGAAACCAGTACAAATGATGTTTTTGAAATCTCAATTTAGGACAACCTATATAAAAGATGTGTCCACCCGGGTCCTAGTTATGCCTTATGTTGGAGGACAAATGGACATGGTCATTTTGCTTCCATATGAGAACACAGATCTAAAAATGGTAAGAGAATGCAATATGGCTACCCACTTCAgtaaaaatttgggaaaaaaaattgttcagagCTGGAATTATTTCACCTGAATTTTAGCTTTAATGATCCAATCCTTTAAAAGAGTCATCTAGTGATAGACCTATTACTGAAAGTTACAGAGTGTTGTCTCTGTGTTATATCACAAGTAGGTGGAGTATGGTATTGGAGGAGCCCTTATTACTCAGGAATAGGGCCTGAGTGTGGAAGATTATAGCAGCAGGATGCACCCAAGACTAGttaatttagaatttctaataaTATTTCAGGGTGTGGAGTTACTACAATGAAAGGGGAGTGAGTTTCCTGATCCTGCTGAAGTGGGCAAGGAGAGCAGAATGGGAGCCAGATAAGCAGAGCTCCAGATGTGATTGGGGAATCCCTGAGACTTAAGAGACATTGTTGGGGAAGGAAGTCTGGGTAAAGAAATAGATCAGCAACAAGCACAGAGCAGATAGTCTATCATTGTAGGAGAACTGCCATGTTAGCAGCTCAGAGAGACCAAGGACTGATTTTCAATCTGGTCAAGATGAGCCCCTGTCATGACGCGGTGCTAGCTCAGATTTGGAAACCCATAGTACAAGTAAAACCCAGCATTCCGTCATGTTGAGTACAGCCTTGCCAATGGAAAAGCCACTGTTTTGCCTTTCAAGGAAAATTTAAGCcattttccccatatataaaaACGGGATGATCTCTCCCTGAAATAATTCAGTGGGTGTTTGAGAGGGGTGAAGAGAAAATGTGATAATGTGTGAAAGTATTTTGAAGGTTACAAAGTGCTAGAGAAGTTTAAGATTAGAAATTAGTTAATGAAAGGGATTAGGAAAATGAAAGCTATTTTCTGAGGTAACTAGGATGGGGTGTAATTTAAGTGACAAGGTTGTAAGATAGAGATTTGGTTAGGAATGTGaggctgtatttggagtcaggGTCCAAGATCCCAGTTGGAATTTTGACTCAGCAACCCGAGGGACCTGAAgcaacctcaattttctcatctgttaaatagtCATATATACTGTATTATCTGTAAGGCCCCTTTTAGCTCTGAATCTAAGGTCGTCTGAAGGAAATTGCAGAAAAGAAACAtttgtgagagacagagagagagagagagagagagagagagagagagagagagagagagagagaggaggaagaagaagaaaaagaagaaggaggaggaggaggaggaggaggagggaggagggaggaagggaggaaaagggatagggagagaggaaaaggaagagggagaaggagagggagagggagaaggagagggaaagaatgaagacATGTCTTTGGCTTGATTCTGCATTTATCACTTTCCTAACTTTTTAAGTAGAATAGAAGCTCCCAGAGGCATGAACATTTTTCCTCAGGATACTTCATATCTAACACAATAACCTCACATATAGTAAGTAGTAGAGGAGTATTtatctaaataaattaaatgctTTGAGATTTATAAtacacatcatttttttttaatttctagttgGAACAAGGACTTACTCCTGAGAAACTAACAGATTGGTTAAAACCAGAGAGGATGAATATGACTGAGATGGACGTTTATCTTCCCAGATTTAAATTGGAGGAGACTTTAGATGTGGAAAACATTCTTCAAAAATTGGGCATGTCAGATGCCTTTGATATGTCCAAGGCTGACTTCTCTGGGATATCAGCTGGGAAGGACCTATTTCTATCCAATGTTTTACACAAGGCTTATGTAGAAGTTAATGAAGAAGGCACAGAAGCAGCTGCTGCCACTGCAGTAAGGGCGAGGATACGTTGCCTTCCTCCTTATTTTTTGGTTGaccatcctttcctttttcttattcgaGATAACAGCTCAAAAACCATTTTGTTTTGGGGCAAAGTGATCTCTCcataaagaaatcatttattggggggtgggaggagatttacttttcttttacaacatgtctCTTATGGAAacgttttgtataac
This genomic window contains:
- the LOC127543691 gene encoding serpin B6-like, with the translated sequence MDLSQLLDFRFAMMTAFSKAINTFTLNVFKEISEKNTSQNVFYSPLSLYCALAMVLEGAKGNTAAQIQQVLSLNKSTDVHHSFQSFLEEANKSGDQCLLRIANRLFGEKTHDFISSFKESCQKFYHSNMEVLDFANASEEARKYINKWIEEKTEGKIVELLTNDYINPWTSLVLVNAIYFKGKWEKKFDKDRTREQMFKISKEKQKPVQMMFLKSQFRTTYIKDVSTRVLVMPYVGGQMDMVILLPYENTDLKMLEQGLTPEKLTDWLKPERMNMTEMDVYLPRFKLEETLDVENILQKLGMSDAFDMSKADFSGISAGKDLFLSNVLHKAYVEVNEEGTEAAAATAVRARIRCLPPYFLVDHPFLFLIRDNSSKTILFWGKVISP